A genomic window from Flavobacterium johnsoniae includes:
- a CDS encoding alpha-L-fucosidase, whose protein sequence is MKKGIFIIALLFSAQIFAQAIYEDERYVPETDPLVLKNLDEWQGKKFGLLMHWGTYSQWGIVESWSICPEDYGWCERKKGSNPSNYNDYIKDYEGLRKTFNPVKFDPAKWAKAAKYAGMKYMVFTTKHHDGFNMYDTKYSDYKITSNDVPFHTNPKADVLKEIFNSFRGEGISTGAYFSKPDWHNENYWDPYFPPFDRNVNYDPSLYPEKWQKYVDFTHNQILEILTNYGKVDILWLDGGWVRKRDQVNIKENYDEKFTENESKNGFIKHRVVDQDPKMDELVIKARQKQPGLIVVDRAVHGKNQNYLTPEGRVPAKTLPYPWESCIPAGGGWSYSPGAQYMTGRQGIHLLIDIVAKGGNLLLNVAPSPEGEWDKGAYDLLQAYGDWMKVNSTAIYNTKPIEPYKEENICFTQNKAGNVFAFYLAKEGEDKIPAEVTVKAISPKKGTKITMLGSKTSLKWTKEGNGFKVIIPESLRNNLPAKEAWALKIEAINR, encoded by the coding sequence ATGAAAAAAGGAATATTCATAATCGCCCTTTTATTTTCAGCTCAGATATTCGCTCAGGCGATTTATGAAGATGAAAGATACGTACCAGAAACAGATCCGTTGGTGTTAAAAAACTTAGACGAATGGCAAGGCAAAAAATTTGGTTTGCTAATGCACTGGGGAACTTACAGCCAATGGGGAATTGTAGAATCTTGGTCTATCTGCCCTGAAGATTACGGATGGTGTGAACGTAAAAAAGGAAGTAATCCATCTAATTATAATGATTATATTAAAGATTACGAAGGTTTAAGAAAGACTTTTAATCCTGTGAAATTTGATCCTGCAAAATGGGCTAAAGCGGCTAAATATGCTGGAATGAAATACATGGTTTTCACTACAAAACACCATGACGGATTCAATATGTATGATACTAAATATTCTGATTACAAGATTACTAGTAACGATGTTCCTTTTCATACCAACCCTAAAGCTGACGTTTTAAAAGAAATTTTCAACTCATTTAGAGGAGAAGGTATTTCAACAGGAGCTTATTTCTCTAAACCAGACTGGCACAACGAAAACTACTGGGATCCTTATTTTCCTCCATTCGACAGAAACGTAAATTACGATCCGTCATTATACCCAGAAAAATGGCAGAAATATGTAGATTTCACTCATAACCAAATCTTAGAAATCTTAACAAACTACGGTAAAGTTGATATTTTATGGTTAGATGGTGGATGGGTTAGAAAAAGAGACCAAGTGAACATCAAAGAAAACTACGACGAGAAGTTTACTGAAAACGAATCTAAAAATGGTTTTATCAAACACAGAGTGGTAGATCAAGATCCAAAAATGGATGAATTGGTAATTAAAGCGCGTCAAAAACAACCAGGTTTAATTGTTGTAGATAGAGCTGTTCACGGTAAAAACCAAAACTATTTAACTCCAGAAGGACGTGTTCCTGCTAAAACTTTGCCTTATCCTTGGGAATCTTGTATTCCAGCTGGCGGCGGATGGTCTTATTCTCCAGGGGCTCAGTACATGACAGGAAGACAAGGAATTCATTTATTGATTGATATTGTGGCTAAAGGTGGAAACTTATTATTAAACGTTGCTCCAAGTCCAGAAGGAGAATGGGATAAGGGAGCTTACGATTTATTGCAAGCTTACGGTGACTGGATGAAAGTAAACAGCACAGCGATTTACAACACAAAACCAATCGAACCTTATAAAGAAGAAAATATTTGTTTTACACAAAATAAAGCTGGAAATGTATTTGCATTTTATTTAGCTAAAGAAGGAGAAGATAAAATTCCTGCTGAAGTTACGGTAAAAGCTATCAGTCCTAAAAAAGGAACAAAAATTACGATGTTAGGTTCTAAAACTTCTTTAAAATGGACTAAAGAAGGAAACGGATTTAAAGTAATTATTCCGGAAAGTTTAAGAAATAATCTTCCTGCAAAAGAAGCGTGGGCTTTAAAAATCGAAGCGATCAACAGATAA
- a CDS encoding glycoside hydrolase family 35 protein — translation MNKILFNLGVLLICLMPFFTNAQTKGFSIANGEFQKDGKTIKIHSGEMHYERIPKEYWRHRLQMLKAMGLNTVATYVFWNYHEIEPGVWDFKTGNKDLAEFLRIAKSEGLYVILRPGPYACGEWEFGGYPWWLQNNKDLVIRTNNKAFLEACKTYLEHLYAVVKGNFANQGGPIIMVQAENEFGSYVSQRTDISAEDHKAYKTAIYNMLKETGFPEPFFTSDGTWLFEGGAVEGVLPTANGESNIENLKKQVDKFHKGQGPYMVAEFYSGWLDHWAEPFIKIGSEEIASQTKKYLDAGVSFNYYMVHGGTNFGFTSGANYNEESDIQPDITSYDYDAPISEAGWATPKFMAIREVMQKYSKTKLAPIPEKIPVAKYPNQPVKSSMDVLSWIKKEKAVVNDQPLTFEKLGQGHGYVLYRKRFTQPISGQLKIQGLRDFATVYVNGVKAGELNRVFKNYELTVSIPFNGILEILVENMGRINYGAEIVHNTKGIISPVFINEYEISGGWEMYKMPMSEVPVLKTETVKPGRPVLHEATVNIDKPADTFLDMTNWGKGIVFVNGHNLGRYWKVGPQQTLYVPGCWLNKGENKFVVLEQLNENTPKELTFTDQPILDKLN, via the coding sequence ATGAATAAGATATTATTTAATCTCGGAGTATTATTGATTTGTTTGATGCCGTTTTTTACAAACGCTCAAACAAAAGGATTTTCTATAGCTAATGGAGAATTTCAAAAAGATGGAAAAACTATAAAAATACATTCGGGAGAAATGCACTATGAGCGTATTCCTAAAGAGTATTGGAGACATCGATTGCAAATGCTTAAAGCGATGGGATTGAATACCGTGGCTACTTATGTGTTTTGGAATTATCATGAAATTGAGCCGGGTGTATGGGATTTTAAAACAGGAAATAAAGATTTAGCAGAGTTTTTAAGAATTGCTAAAAGTGAAGGATTATATGTAATTCTTAGACCAGGTCCTTATGCCTGTGGTGAATGGGAATTTGGAGGTTATCCTTGGTGGTTACAGAATAATAAAGATTTGGTAATTCGTACCAATAACAAAGCATTTTTGGAAGCTTGTAAAACATATTTGGAACATTTGTATGCAGTGGTAAAGGGAAATTTTGCAAATCAGGGTGGACCTATTATTATGGTTCAGGCTGAAAATGAATTTGGTTCTTATGTTTCTCAAAGAACCGATATTAGTGCTGAAGATCATAAAGCATACAAAACTGCCATTTATAATATGCTTAAAGAAACTGGGTTTCCAGAGCCTTTTTTCACTTCTGATGGTACTTGGTTGTTTGAAGGTGGTGCTGTTGAAGGCGTGTTACCAACCGCAAATGGAGAATCAAATATAGAAAATTTAAAAAAACAGGTTGATAAATTCCATAAAGGACAAGGACCTTACATGGTGGCAGAGTTTTATTCTGGCTGGTTAGATCATTGGGCAGAACCATTTATTAAAATTGGATCTGAAGAGATTGCAAGTCAGACTAAAAAGTATCTTGATGCAGGTGTTTCTTTTAATTATTATATGGTACACGGTGGTACTAATTTTGGATTTACCTCTGGAGCAAATTACAACGAAGAAAGTGATATTCAGCCTGATATTACAAGTTATGACTATGATGCGCCTATTAGCGAAGCAGGTTGGGCAACACCAAAATTCATGGCTATTCGCGAAGTAATGCAAAAGTATTCTAAAACAAAATTAGCACCGATTCCTGAGAAAATACCAGTTGCAAAATATCCTAATCAGCCTGTAAAATCAAGCATGGATGTTTTAAGTTGGATTAAAAAAGAAAAAGCAGTTGTAAATGATCAACCTTTAACTTTTGAAAAGTTAGGTCAGGGACATGGATATGTTTTGTATCGTAAACGATTTACTCAACCCATTTCAGGTCAATTAAAAATACAAGGATTAAGAGACTTTGCTACCGTTTATGTAAATGGAGTTAAGGCGGGAGAATTGAATAGAGTTTTCAAAAATTACGAGTTGACCGTTTCTATTCCTTTTAACGGTATTTTAGAAATTCTGGTTGAAAACATGGGACGTATCAATTACGGAGCTGAAATTGTACATAATACGAAAGGAATTATTTCTCCAGTATTCATTAATGAATATGAAATTAGTGGTGGATGGGAAATGTATAAAATGCCGATGAGTGAAGTTCCAGTTCTTAAAACTGAAACGGTAAAACCTGGACGCCCAGTTTTACATGAAGCTACAGTAAACATTGACAAGCCAGCCGATACTTTTCTAGATATGACCAATTGGGGAAAAGGAATTGTATTTGTTAACGGACACAATCTTGGTCGTTACTGGAAAGTGGGACCACAACAAACACTTTATGTACCAGGCTGTTGGTTGAACAAAGGTGAAAATAAGTTTGTTGTATTGGAGCAACTTAACGAAAACACTCCAAAAGAATTAACTTTTACAGATCAACCGATATTGGATAAACTAAACTAA
- a CDS encoding glycoside hydrolase family 20 protein, translating into MKKLLFLLTVITSIFSANAQKIYTENDIRIIPKPSQTLIKTGVFEFTKDTKFVVNGDFQKSAANALASKFETAAGWKPEVTTKAPASNYVLLKTDSNLKNEAYVLDVNPTNIVISAKGNNGFLYALESIRQLLPEAIESKFAVTSAKWEIPSLTINDEPRFKWRGLMLDFSRHFFDKNYVLATIDRLAAHKMNVLHMHLVDDQGWRIEIKKYPKLTEVGAWRVDQENRSWNARLTTNPDEKGTYGGFFTQEELKEIVKYAATKGVEIIPEIEMPAHVSSAIASYPELACFDQRIGVPSGGVWPLTDIYCAGKETTFEFLQNVLDEVMAIFPSKYVHIGGDEATKTNWAKCPHCQKRIKDERLKSVEQLQSYFVKRIEKYVNSKGKKLIGWDEVLEGGLNPSATIMCWRGEKIGAEAAKQGHDVIMSPESPCYFNFYQGPQNEEPLAFDAYNPLNKVYQFDPVVQGMTPEDASHILGGQANLWAEHIAGPKDSEYMIFPRLAALSETLWSPKEKRNWNDFTSRLFSMFKRYDYQGLNYAKSAYLVTASSTADLGNKQIKVELKNEFPNPDIRYVLGNQNIEHHAIKYTSPIEIKETTVLKSSLFQDEKPVGKTFTDTIVFHKGFAKKVKYLTPFNDNYKGDANTMVNAIRGSKNFHDGQWQAWLVNDMELVIDLEKVESIEQVTVGALESQGAGVNFPIQVKVLISNDGVKYTQVGKITRPYAANPVPELKDFKINFQKQNARFVKVIGGNLKKSPKGESSWLFVDEILVN; encoded by the coding sequence ATGAAAAAATTATTATTTCTATTAACCGTAATCACTTCAATTTTCTCAGCTAACGCACAGAAAATATATACGGAAAATGATATTCGTATTATTCCAAAACCGAGTCAGACTCTGATTAAAACAGGTGTTTTTGAATTTACAAAAGACACAAAATTTGTAGTAAACGGAGATTTTCAGAAAAGTGCTGCAAATGCTTTGGCTTCTAAATTTGAAACTGCGGCAGGATGGAAACCAGAAGTTACTACAAAAGCTCCTGCAAGTAATTATGTTTTATTGAAAACAGATTCAAACTTAAAAAACGAAGCTTACGTTTTAGATGTAAATCCGACTAATATTGTTATTTCTGCAAAAGGAAATAATGGATTTTTATATGCTTTGGAGAGTATCAGACAATTACTTCCTGAAGCAATTGAAAGCAAGTTTGCGGTAACTTCTGCAAAATGGGAGATTCCAAGTTTGACAATAAATGATGAACCTCGTTTTAAATGGAGAGGTTTAATGCTAGATTTTTCACGTCATTTTTTTGATAAAAATTATGTTTTAGCAACAATCGATCGTTTAGCAGCGCATAAAATGAATGTTTTGCATATGCATTTAGTTGACGATCAAGGTTGGAGAATTGAAATTAAAAAATATCCAAAGCTAACTGAAGTTGGTGCTTGGAGAGTAGATCAGGAAAATAGAAGCTGGAATGCCAGATTGACTACAAATCCTGACGAAAAAGGAACTTACGGCGGATTCTTCACGCAAGAAGAATTAAAAGAAATCGTAAAATACGCAGCAACAAAAGGAGTTGAAATTATTCCAGAAATCGAGATGCCAGCTCACGTAAGCAGTGCGATTGCATCTTATCCAGAATTGGCTTGTTTTGATCAGAGAATTGGAGTTCCTTCTGGAGGCGTTTGGCCTTTAACAGATATTTACTGTGCTGGAAAAGAAACTACGTTTGAGTTTTTACAAAATGTTTTGGATGAAGTAATGGCAATTTTCCCTTCTAAATATGTTCATATTGGAGGTGATGAAGCAACTAAAACCAATTGGGCAAAATGTCCGCACTGTCAAAAAAGAATTAAAGACGAGCGCTTAAAAAGTGTAGAACAATTACAAAGCTATTTCGTAAAACGCATTGAAAAATATGTGAATTCTAAAGGTAAAAAGCTAATTGGCTGGGACGAAGTATTAGAAGGCGGACTAAATCCTAGTGCAACAATTATGTGCTGGAGAGGAGAGAAAATAGGTGCGGAAGCGGCTAAACAAGGCCACGATGTAATTATGTCTCCAGAATCTCCTTGCTATTTTAACTTCTATCAAGGACCTCAAAATGAAGAACCTTTGGCTTTTGATGCTTATAATCCGTTAAATAAAGTATATCAGTTTGATCCGGTTGTGCAGGGAATGACACCAGAAGATGCTTCACATATTTTAGGAGGACAAGCCAATTTATGGGCAGAACATATCGCTGGTCCAAAAGATTCTGAATATATGATTTTCCCAAGATTAGCGGCTTTATCTGAAACATTATGGAGCCCGAAAGAGAAACGTAACTGGAACGATTTTACATCCAGATTATTCTCAATGTTCAAGCGTTACGATTATCAGGGATTAAATTATGCGAAAAGCGCTTATTTGGTAACGGCTTCTTCTACAGCCGATTTGGGGAATAAACAAATCAAAGTAGAATTGAAAAATGAGTTTCCAAATCCGGATATCCGATATGTTTTAGGAAATCAAAACATTGAACATCATGCGATAAAATATACTAGTCCAATTGAAATCAAAGAAACAACAGTTTTAAAATCTTCTTTATTTCAGGATGAAAAACCAGTTGGAAAAACATTTACAGATACTATTGTTTTCCATAAGGGATTTGCGAAAAAAGTGAAATACTTAACGCCTTTTAATGATAATTATAAAGGAGATGCTAATACTATGGTAAATGCCATTCGCGGAAGCAAAAATTTCCATGACGGACAATGGCAGGCTTGGCTGGTTAACGATATGGAATTGGTAATTGATCTTGAAAAAGTAGAAAGTATTGAGCAAGTTACAGTTGGAGCTTTAGAAAGTCAAGGCGCAGGAGTTAATTTCCCAATTCAGGTGAAAGTATTGATTTCTAATGATGGAGTTAAATACACGCAAGTTGGAAAAATAACACGTCCATATGCAGCAAATCCAGTTCCGGAGTTGAAAGATTTCAAAATCAATTTCCAAAAACAAAATGCACGTTTTGTGAAAGTAATTGGAGGCAACTTAAAGAAAAGCCCGAAAGGAGAAAGCTCTTGGTTGTTTGTGGATGAGATTTTGGTGAATTAA
- a CDS encoding isoaspartyl peptidase/L-asparaginase family protein, with protein sequence MSNRRDFIKKTTLGTLVISSVLGVSGFAATPENEETAVQPKEKKQQKPVIISTWNHGLPANKESWKNLKEGKSALDAIEAGMKIPEADPTVRSVGYGGYPDREGKVTLDACIMDHNSNCGSVCFLQGIMHPISVAKRVLQNTPHVMLAGQGALQFALSEGFKEENLLTPESEKDWKKWLEDSKYKPVINIENHDTISMLMLDQDGNLSGGCTTSGAAWKMHGRVGDSPIIGAGLFLDNEVGAAAATGLGEAVIRTAGSAMVVELMRQGKSPYDACKEITERIYNKHKNHKDMEYLQVGFIALNKNGEYAGYSLRSGFNFAVSDDAKGHRMEDAKFKMSWDK encoded by the coding sequence ATGTCAAATAGAAGAGATTTTATTAAGAAAACCACTTTAGGCACCTTAGTCATAAGTTCTGTTTTGGGCGTAAGCGGATTTGCTGCTACTCCTGAAAATGAAGAAACGGCTGTGCAACCAAAAGAGAAAAAGCAGCAGAAACCAGTTATTATTTCGACATGGAATCATGGTCTGCCTGCGAATAAAGAATCTTGGAAGAATTTAAAAGAAGGAAAATCGGCTTTAGATGCTATCGAAGCCGGAATGAAAATACCTGAAGCCGATCCAACTGTTCGTAGTGTGGGTTATGGAGGTTATCCAGATCGCGAGGGAAAAGTTACGCTTGATGCCTGTATAATGGATCACAACAGTAATTGCGGTTCTGTTTGTTTTTTACAAGGAATTATGCATCCAATTTCTGTTGCAAAAAGAGTGTTGCAAAATACACCGCATGTTATGTTAGCGGGACAAGGCGCATTGCAGTTTGCTTTATCTGAAGGTTTTAAAGAAGAAAATTTATTGACTCCAGAATCTGAAAAAGACTGGAAAAAATGGCTGGAAGATTCAAAATACAAACCAGTTATTAATATAGAAAATCACGATACCATAAGCATGCTAATGTTAGACCAAGATGGCAATCTTTCGGGCGGATGTACCACGAGCGGTGCGGCTTGGAAAATGCACGGACGCGTCGGTGACTCCCCAATAATCGGCGCGGGTCTTTTCTTGGACAACGAAGTGGGAGCAGCCGCAGCAACTGGTTTGGGTGAAGCGGTTATTAGAACAGCTGGAAGCGCCATGGTTGTCGAGTTAATGCGTCAGGGAAAATCTCCTTATGATGCTTGTAAAGAAATTACGGAACGTATTTACAACAAACATAAAAACCACAAAGACATGGAATATCTCCAAGTTGGTTTTATTGCTTTAAATAAAAACGGCGAATATGCAGGTTACAGTCTAAGATCTGGATTTAATTTTGCCGTTTCTGATGATGCAAAAGGCCACAGAATGGAAGACGCGAAGTTTAAAATGTCTTGGGATAAATAA
- a CDS encoding putative glycoside hydrolase, whose protein sequence is MVKLLRTNKLQNFSRILILALSLSLFSCGQKENKDQENGKFTFGVWTTADAKKSDADYSKEFKKYKDGGIDEVLINTQTDPKLLARLVPLAKKEGLKVHAWIMAMNRPNDSVALQHPDWYQVSKEGKSCFDNRPYVDYYQWLCPTKEESRNHVLGLVEGLAKVEGIESVHLDYIRFPDIFLPISLLPKYNLVQDVELPQFDFCYCDACVSKFEKEHHKNPKQSHNTSIDMEWKIFRLNAVKAVVDDAYKIAHKHNKKLTAAVFPYPEMADHMVRQRWDKWNIDEVYPMIYHSFYDEEIDWVGYATKQGVADLEGKPTKVNTGIYIPGLKSDAELKEAILQAKKNGATGVSFFDGNALSDSNLKTIKEVKSAL, encoded by the coding sequence ATGGTAAAATTATTACGAACGAATAAATTACAGAACTTTTCAAGGATTTTAATTCTTGCGCTTTCGCTGAGTTTATTCTCTTGCGGACAAAAAGAAAATAAAGATCAAGAAAATGGAAAATTCACTTTTGGAGTCTGGACAACTGCTGATGCTAAAAAATCGGATGCAGATTATTCGAAAGAATTCAAAAAATATAAAGACGGCGGAATTGACGAAGTTTTAATTAACACGCAAACCGACCCAAAACTATTAGCAAGATTAGTACCTCTTGCCAAAAAAGAAGGTCTGAAAGTGCACGCTTGGATTATGGCAATGAACCGTCCGAATGATTCAGTTGCTTTACAGCATCCAGATTGGTACCAAGTAAGTAAAGAAGGAAAATCTTGTTTTGATAACCGTCCGTATGTAGATTATTACCAATGGCTTTGCCCAACTAAAGAAGAATCTAGAAATCACGTTTTAGGTTTAGTTGAAGGATTGGCAAAAGTAGAAGGAATCGAAAGTGTACATTTAGATTATATTCGTTTTCCAGATATCTTCCTGCCAATCAGTTTGTTACCAAAATACAATTTGGTTCAGGATGTAGAATTACCACAATTTGATTTCTGTTATTGCGATGCCTGCGTAAGCAAATTCGAGAAAGAACATCACAAAAATCCAAAACAAAGCCACAATACTTCAATTGATATGGAATGGAAAATTTTCAGATTAAATGCAGTAAAAGCTGTGGTTGACGATGCTTATAAAATTGCTCATAAACACAACAAAAAATTAACGGCAGCAGTATTTCCTTATCCGGAAATGGCAGACCACATGGTACGTCAGCGTTGGGATAAATGGAATATTGACGAAGTATATCCAATGATTTATCATAGTTTTTATGATGAAGAAATTGACTGGGTAGGTTACGCAACGAAACAAGGTGTAGCCGATTTGGAAGGAAAGCCAACGAAAGTAAATACAGGAATTTATATTCCAGGATTAAAATCGGATGCAGAATTAAAAGAAGCGATTTTGCAAGCGAAGAAAAATGGCGCAACAGGAGTTTCATTTTTTGACGGAAATGCCTTATCAGATAGTAATTTGAAAACAATTAAGGAGGTAAAATCAGCTTTGTAG
- a CDS encoding carbohydrate-binding family 9-like protein produces the protein MHSRSNLLSLAVFFVGLMSYAQSEKPVTPKSYIAYKTSSEIVIDGDGADKAWEKASWTTPFVDIEGVETPKYKTRVKMLWDDKYYYILAKMEEPHVWANLKQRDTIIFYNNDFEVFIDPDNDTHNYYELEINALNTAWDLFINKPYREKNTVLNDWNIDGLKSAVKVDGTLNNASDIDKGWTLEIAIPWSVYKTSYHDNIVPKDKFWKVNFSRVNWQHSVIDGKYERKKDSEGKFLPEYNWVWSPMGVINMHEPEKWAYVYFSSKESDDKFTIPQEEKVKWELYTLYRAQKRYFEKNKSWAKSLQSISKKNIVVDGKTLKPVLENHSSGFNILVKSPFSNKTLIIKEDGKIITNE, from the coding sequence ATGCATAGTAGAAGTAATTTATTGTCCCTTGCCGTTTTTTTTGTTGGATTGATGAGTTATGCGCAATCTGAAAAACCGGTTACACCGAAAAGTTATATTGCCTATAAAACGTCAAGCGAAATTGTTATTGACGGAGACGGAGCAGATAAAGCTTGGGAAAAAGCATCTTGGACAACGCCTTTTGTCGACATAGAAGGCGTTGAAACTCCAAAATACAAGACTCGGGTAAAAATGCTTTGGGACGATAAATACTACTATATTCTGGCAAAAATGGAGGAGCCTCATGTTTGGGCAAATCTAAAACAGCGTGACACTATTATTTTCTATAATAATGATTTTGAAGTTTTTATCGATCCAGATAATGATACTCATAATTATTATGAATTAGAAATTAATGCGCTGAATACTGCTTGGGATTTATTTATCAATAAACCGTACCGAGAAAAAAATACAGTTTTAAACGACTGGAATATTGACGGATTAAAATCGGCGGTAAAAGTGGATGGAACTTTAAATAATGCTTCAGATATTGATAAAGGCTGGACATTAGAAATTGCCATTCCGTGGTCGGTTTATAAAACATCTTATCACGATAATATTGTTCCGAAAGATAAATTTTGGAAGGTTAATTTCTCTCGGGTAAATTGGCAGCATTCTGTTATCGACGGAAAGTACGAACGAAAAAAAGATTCAGAAGGAAAGTTTCTCCCAGAATACAATTGGGTTTGGTCGCCTATGGGAGTCATCAATATGCATGAGCCCGAAAAATGGGCTTATGTATACTTTTCTTCAAAAGAAAGCGATGATAAATTTACAATTCCACAGGAAGAAAAAGTAAAATGGGAACTGTATACGTTGTATCGCGCTCAAAAAAGATATTTCGAAAAGAATAAATCTTGGGCAAAATCACTGCAAAGTATCAGTAAAAAAAATATAGTTGTGGACGGAAAGACTTTGAAACCAGTTTTAGAAAATCATTCATCAGGATTTAATATCTTGGTAAAGAGTCCTTTTTCAAACAAAACCTTAATAATTAAAGAAGATGGTAAAATTATTACGAACGAATAA
- a CDS encoding glycoside hydrolase family 130 protein translates to MSTIPWQDRPENSKDVMWRYSENPIIDRYSIPSSNSIFNSAVVPFGDGYAGVFRCDNKAVQMNIFAGFSKDGINWDINHEPIEMKSGNTEMIESAYKYDPRVVWIEDRYWITWCNGYNGPTIGIGYTFDFKEFFQCENAFLPFNRNGVLFPQKINGKYAMLSRPSDNGHTPFGDIWISYSPDMKYWGEHRLVMKPSPFEQSAWQCTKVGAGPIPILTDEGWLMIYHGVINTCNGFRYAMGSALLDVDSPDQVKYRTQPYLLGPAETYEMVGDVPNVVFPCAALHDIEEDKLAVYYGAADTHVAIAFGKLSEVIEFTKNNSL, encoded by the coding sequence ATGAGTACTATTCCTTGGCAAGACAGACCCGAAAACAGTAAAGATGTAATGTGGAGATATTCTGAGAATCCAATTATCGACAGATATTCGATTCCTTCATCAAACAGTATATTCAATAGTGCAGTTGTACCTTTTGGAGACGGATATGCTGGGGTTTTCAGATGTGATAATAAAGCAGTTCAAATGAATATTTTTGCTGGTTTCAGTAAAGATGGTATCAACTGGGATATTAACCATGAACCAATTGAGATGAAATCTGGAAATACAGAAATGATCGAATCTGCTTATAAATATGATCCGCGCGTGGTTTGGATCGAAGACCGTTACTGGATTACTTGGTGTAACGGTTACAACGGACCAACAATTGGTATTGGTTATACTTTCGATTTTAAAGAATTTTTCCAATGCGAAAATGCCTTCTTGCCATTCAACAGAAACGGAGTTTTATTCCCACAAAAAATCAACGGTAAATATGCAATGTTAAGCCGTCCAAGTGATAACGGACACACACCATTCGGAGATATTTGGATTAGCTATAGTCCAGATATGAAATATTGGGGAGAACACAGATTGGTGATGAAACCAAGTCCGTTTGAGCAAAGTGCTTGGCAATGTACAAAAGTGGGTGCAGGACCAATTCCAATCTTGACAGACGAAGGATGGTTAATGATTTACCACGGAGTTATCAATACTTGCAACGGTTTCCGTTATGCAATGGGTTCAGCACTTTTAGATGTTGATTCGCCAGATCAGGTAAAATACAGAACACAGCCTTATTTATTAGGACCAGCTGAGACTTATGAAATGGTTGGAGATGTACCAAACGTAGTTTTCCCATGTGCGGCTTTACACGATATTGAAGAAGATAAATTGGCGGTTTATTATGGTGCTGCAGATACTCACGTAGCTATCGCTTTCGGAAAACTGAGCGAGGTAATTGAGTTTACAAAAAATAATAGTTTATAA